In the genome of Oncorhynchus masou masou isolate Uvic2021 chromosome 26, UVic_Omas_1.1, whole genome shotgun sequence, one region contains:
- the il17rel gene encoding interleukin-17 receptor E-like protein yields MILTTILMVSLYGLSLAQGEGMERIQECKTRCSKGLHCKSKTHYSFAPCRTQKAGLNTSVVFHNVSLSTVMRCEGKQKCSLHFRVHTALQLSEHIHGVSICTVTAGMMLEICRLVSFPRVARERLEGQQLEVQNDCSEVWPGQYVHVTLKTNPSYCGVTWTSTYQVPECSSRDLRSNIPECITGRLAYTVDSDRKELAVSVSDMLEDKDYHLRLCHRKDYTCRDTGANALIRKEDVLKNTTLRYSTPLPCLCIEGWSATSDAPRVQVFPFRDNLEELWSGINFDPAEELLSWEPVCPVVAVISLCQKQGNDECDDLAGSSQTLNREKITFSRVDPHPQLCMKFTTDSGSWIRCPFADGNFQAWDLGVDQLGLVLTSRVRAPLSLHVCVKTGTSACHPEHTLPVHVGKSANLNLTVDICLPNTCVQVKRLNVKYAVTILHCHIRCLDLADARGRARAPAMVGQTPALQGYLELIWVVVPAVACLTAAVIVAALVIKALITVHQRRHRKGRHGVCTLKQQTESHAVAVDRTTPGLQDQTTLHKETPIPYTLLFENCERANLLQF; encoded by the exons ATGATTTTAACTACTATATTGATGGTGTCTCTCTATGGGCTCTCTCTGGCCCAAGGGGAAGGAATGGAGAGGATCCAGGAATGTAAAACCAGATGCTCCAAG GGCCTCCATTGCAAAAGTAAAACCCACT ATTCCTTTGCCCCATGCAGGACCCAGAAAGCAGGCCTCAACACCAGTGTTGTCTTCCACAACGTAAGCCTGTCCACAGTGATGAGgtgtgaggggaaacagaagtgCTCTCTTCACTTTCGAGTTCACACTGCTCTTCAGCTCAGTG AGCACATCCATGGCGTCTCCATATGCACTGTCACCGCAGGGATGATGTTGGAAATCTGTAGGCTCGTCAGCTTCCCCAGAGTagccagagagagactggagggacAGCAg TTGGAGGTTCAGAATGACTGCTCTGAGGTGTGGCCAGGTCAATACGTTCACGTCACTCTAAAGACAAATCCAAGCTACTGTGGAGTCACCTGGACAAGCACTTACCAAGTCCCAG AATGTAGCAGCAGAGATCTTCGGAGTAACATTCCAGAATGCATCA CTGGGAGGCTAGCGTACACTGTGGACTCAGACAGAAAGGAGCTGGCTGTGTCTGTCTCAGACATGTTGGAGGATAAAGACTATCACCTGAGACTGTGTCACAGAAAAGACTACACCTGTAGAGACACAGGGGCCAACGCACTG ATCAGAAAGGAGGATGTGCTGAAGAATACTACTCTGCGGTATTCTACACCTTTGCCCTGTCTCTGCATCGAG GGCTGGTCTGCCACCTCTGATGCACCCAGAGTTCAAGTCTTTCCCTTCAGAGACA ATCTGGAGGAGTTGTGGTCCGGCATTAACTTTGACCCGGCGGAGGAGTTGTTGTCATGGGAACCGGTGTGTCCTGTTGTTGCGGTGATCTCACTGTGCCAAAAACAAGGGAACGATGAGTGTGACGATCTGGCTGGTTCATCACAGACCCTCAACAGGGAGAAG ATAACATTCTCCAGAGTGGATCCACACCCACAGCTTTGCATGAAG TTTACCACAGATTCTGGATCCTGGATCCGGTGCCCCTTTGCAGATGGGAATTTTCAAG CTTGGGACCTGGGTGTCGACCAGCTGGGGCTGGTTTTAACGTCACGGGTCAGAGCACCCCTCTCTCTTCATGTGTGTGTGAAGACTGGGACCTCTGCATGCCACCCAGAACACACACTCCCTGTACATGTG GGAAAATCTGCTAATCTCAACCTGACTGTGGACATATGCCTACCAAACACCTGTGTCCAG GTGAAGAGGCTTAACGTAAAGTATGCTGTCACCATCCTTCATTGCCATATACGATGCT TGGACCTAGCTGATGCCCGTGGCCGTGCCCGTGCCCCTGCAATGGTTGGGCAAACTCCGGCCTTGCAAGGCTACTTGGAGCTGATCTGGGTAGTGGTGCCAGCTGTGGCCTGTCTCACTGCTGCTGTCATAGTGGCAGCTCTAGTCATCAAAGCCCTAATAACTG ttCACCAGAGGAGGCACAGAAAAGGACGGCATGGGGTCTGTACATTGAAACAACAAACAG AATCTCATGCTGTTGCTGTTGACCGCACCACCCCAGGACTCCAAGACCAGACTACTCTCCATAAAGAGACGCCTATACCTTACACTCTTCTGTTTGAAAATTGCGAAAGGGCTAACTTACTGCAGTTTTAA